One Choristoneura fumiferana chromosome 25, NRCan_CFum_1, whole genome shotgun sequence genomic region harbors:
- the Crz gene encoding corazonin: MGSNIRTSTLLLIFVTFATVAAQTFQYSRGWTNGKRAHKRDDGRELAGNLEKILTPCQMNKLKYMLEGRPLNERLLVPCDYTEEEDTPKRYKNDRQDQFDSFL, translated from the exons ATGGGGTCAAACATCAGGACCTCGACTCTGTTACTGATCTTTGTGACCTTCGCGACCGTGGCTGCCCAGACATTCCAGTACTCCCGCGGCTGGACCAATGGGAAGAGGGCCCACAAAAGGGACGACGGCAGGGAACTGGCCGGCAACTTGGAGAAGATCCTCACTCCGTGCCAGATGAATAAGCTGAAGTATATGCTAGAAGGACGACCTTTGAATGAGCGG TTACTCGTCCCTTGCGACTACACCGAGGAAGAGGACACACCGAAAAGGTACAAAAACGATCGCCAAGACCAATTCGACAGTTTTCTTTGA